The Exiguobacterium acetylicum genome includes a window with the following:
- a CDS encoding aspartate carbamoyltransferase catalytic subunit codes for MKTILQTRHFVNVESLSTTEINSLIERSLAFKQGEPVPDFSDKTLVNLFFENSTRTRSSFEMAEHRLNMHLLPFETATSSVQKGETLRDTCKTLEVIGADGLVIRHGETGYYEELMQTLDIPIINAGDGSGQHPSQSLLDLMTMVETFGTIAGKVVVICGDLQHSRVARSNADILKRLGATVYGSGPVEWYDEAMGIPYLSMDEAVEQCDILMLLRVQHERHDGTTRFDPDVYHVTHGLTHERMNRLKPSAIVLHPAPVNRGVEIADELVEHPQSRIFEQMKNGVFARMAILEWCFSTKTIKGDDADDNTN; via the coding sequence ATGAAAACGATCCTACAAACCCGACATTTCGTAAATGTAGAAAGCTTATCTACGACGGAGATCAATTCGTTGATTGAACGAAGCCTCGCTTTTAAACAAGGCGAACCGGTACCAGACTTTTCTGACAAGACACTCGTTAATCTGTTCTTTGAAAACTCGACGCGGACACGCTCTTCCTTTGAAATGGCAGAGCATCGCTTGAACATGCACCTACTGCCGTTCGAAACAGCGACGTCATCCGTGCAAAAAGGGGAGACGTTACGAGATACGTGCAAAACACTCGAAGTGATTGGCGCCGATGGGTTGGTCATTCGCCACGGTGAAACCGGCTATTACGAAGAATTGATGCAGACACTCGATATTCCGATTATCAATGCAGGAGACGGGAGCGGACAGCATCCATCACAGTCCTTACTCGATCTAATGACGATGGTCGAGACGTTTGGAACGATTGCAGGAAAAGTAGTCGTCATCTGTGGAGATTTACAACATAGTCGTGTAGCTCGGTCGAATGCCGATATCTTAAAACGACTTGGTGCCACCGTCTACGGATCAGGACCTGTTGAGTGGTATGACGAAGCGATGGGTATACCGTATCTTTCAATGGACGAAGCAGTCGAGCAGTGTGACATCTTGATGTTGCTTCGAGTTCAGCACGAACGGCATGACGGGACGACTCGATTTGATCCAGATGTCTATCACGTCACACACGGATTAACACATGAGCGGATGAATCGACTGAAACCTTCAGCGATCGTCTTGCATCCGGCACCGGTCAACCGCGGAGTTGAGATTGCCGACGAACTCGTCGAACATCCACAATCGAGAATTTTTGAACAGATGAAAAATGGTGTCTTTGCGCGAATGGCGATTCTTGAGTGGTGCTTTTCGACGAAAACAATCAAAGGAGACGATGCAGATGACAACACGAATTGA
- a CDS encoding NAD-dependent dihydroorotate dehydrogenase B electron transfer subunit, translated as MKQLLTVVSRRTVAQGATELVCRLEQPQDIAPGRFMHLRVGPLLRRPISIARVDRDLITFLFKEIGQGTAELASLRPDDKIDALGPLGNGFPINAINRDQRVVLVGGGIGVPPLYETMRQLVARGVTCEAILGFDTATSVFYEAEFNALGKTTVTTVDGTHGIKGFVTVALHPESYDVLLACGPEPMLRSLQQQPIEHKYLSIENRMGCGIGACFACVCQTPTGGYVKTCSDGPVFRAEEVVL; from the coding sequence ATGAAGCAACTCTTGACGGTCGTCTCTCGACGAACGGTAGCTCAAGGCGCGACAGAACTCGTCTGTCGCCTCGAGCAACCTCAGGACATTGCGCCGGGGCGATTCATGCATCTCCGCGTCGGTCCACTCTTACGCCGACCGATCTCGATTGCCCGGGTCGATCGTGACCTAATTACGTTTCTCTTTAAAGAAATCGGGCAAGGGACAGCAGAGCTGGCTTCCTTGCGTCCCGACGACAAAATCGATGCCCTCGGACCGCTTGGAAACGGTTTTCCGATCAACGCCATCAACCGAGACCAACGGGTCGTTCTCGTTGGTGGAGGGATTGGGGTACCGCCGCTATATGAGACGATGCGTCAACTCGTCGCACGTGGTGTGACGTGTGAAGCGATTCTAGGATTCGATACGGCAACGAGTGTTTTTTACGAAGCGGAATTCAATGCGCTCGGCAAGACGACGGTCACGACGGTCGATGGCACACATGGAATAAAAGGATTCGTTACGGTTGCCTTACATCCGGAAAGCTATGATGTCCTACTCGCCTGCGGACCAGAGCCGATGTTGCGGTCACTACAGCAACAACCGATCGAGCATAAGTATCTCTCCATCGAAAATCGGATGGGATGCGGCATCGGAGCTTGTTTTGCCTGTGTCTGTCAAACACCAACAGGCGGGTACGTCAAGACTTGTTCTGATGGTCCAGTCTTTCGGGCAGAGGAGGTTGTATTATGA
- a CDS encoding dihydroorotase translates to MTTRIENATWYEAGQVRTGDIRIEAGKITDLAATPQAGETVIDASGLFVSPGFVDIHVHLREPGGEHKETIATGTAAAAAGGFTTICPMPNTRPVPDDRQTLDALFQKIEETASVRVLPYAAISKNQLGQELVAFDQLTDAVAFTDDGVGVQTAAVMRTAMQQAARLGKTIVAHCEDDSLKAGCVHEGSYSRREGLQGIPSLAESIHIARDVLIAEETGCHYHVCHVSTKESVRVIRDAKRAGIRVTAEVTPHHLVLIDEDIKDRNPNFKMNPPLRSEADRQALLEGLADGTIDCIATDHAPHAAEEKAFGIERAPFGITGFETAFPLLYTKLVAEGKMTLETLIRNLTDKAATIFELPYGKLEVGAEADLVLLDLETERTVSPERFRSKGKNTPFAGERLKGFPVMTLVKGEIVFKEDTAHA, encoded by the coding sequence ATGACAACACGAATTGAGAATGCGACATGGTACGAGGCAGGACAAGTTCGAACAGGGGATATTCGGATCGAAGCCGGGAAAATCACTGATTTAGCAGCAACACCGCAAGCTGGGGAAACGGTCATCGATGCATCCGGATTATTCGTCTCACCAGGATTCGTCGACATCCATGTCCATCTCCGAGAACCGGGCGGCGAACATAAGGAGACGATTGCGACAGGTACGGCAGCAGCGGCAGCTGGTGGGTTTACGACGATTTGTCCGATGCCGAATACGCGCCCGGTTCCTGACGATCGACAAACACTTGATGCATTGTTCCAAAAGATTGAAGAGACGGCGTCCGTCCGGGTTTTGCCTTACGCGGCGATTTCAAAAAATCAACTCGGACAAGAACTCGTCGCGTTCGATCAATTAACGGATGCTGTAGCGTTCACGGATGACGGTGTCGGGGTCCAGACGGCAGCCGTCATGCGAACAGCGATGCAACAAGCAGCCCGCCTTGGGAAAACAATCGTTGCTCACTGCGAGGATGATTCGTTGAAAGCAGGGTGTGTCCATGAAGGAAGTTATAGTCGGCGTGAAGGTCTGCAAGGCATTCCATCGCTTGCAGAGAGCATCCATATCGCCCGCGACGTCCTGATTGCTGAAGAAACCGGTTGTCATTACCACGTCTGTCATGTCTCGACGAAAGAGTCGGTCCGCGTCATTCGAGACGCCAAACGAGCAGGCATCCGTGTGACAGCAGAAGTCACACCGCACCATCTCGTGTTGATCGATGAGGACATTAAAGACCGGAATCCGAACTTTAAAATGAACCCTCCCTTGCGAAGTGAAGCGGATCGTCAAGCATTGCTCGAAGGGCTAGCGGACGGGACGATTGATTGCATCGCAACCGATCACGCGCCCCATGCAGCAGAAGAGAAGGCATTCGGTATCGAACGCGCACCGTTTGGCATTACAGGATTCGAGACAGCGTTCCCACTCCTGTATACAAAGCTTGTCGCTGAAGGCAAGATGACACTTGAGACACTGATTCGGAATTTAACGGACAAGGCAGCAACAATCTTTGAACTACCCTACGGCAAACTTGAAGTGGGGGCGGAAGCAGACTTGGTCCTGCTTGATCTAGAGACAGAGCGGACCGTTTCACCGGAACGGTTCCGTTCAAAAGGTAAGAACACACCGTTCGCAGGAGAACGGTTAAAAGGATTCCCGGTCATGACGCTCGTCAAGGGAGAAATCGTATTCAAGGAGGACACAGCACATGCGTAA
- a CDS encoding carbamoyl phosphate synthase small subunit, whose protein sequence is MRKRTLVLEDGMTFEGTAFGSDTTTTGEVVFQTGMTGYQEMLSDPSYCDQMIVLTNPLIGNYGINREDYETTRPLAKALIVREHCQTPSNFRSEMSLDAALRDLDIPGLSGIDTRQLTRHIRSKGVMRGRLVDGEFNLAAELSHLQDAPVETDQVKRASTERAYIIPGAGPRIVLVDFGAKLGIVRELVKRGCEVVVVPYDVSATEVLRYRPDGVMLSNGPGNPKDVPTAIPLIQELTGKVVIFGICLGHQLIALAHGADTFKLPFGHRGANHPVQDIRTGRVDITSQNHGYAVDEHSLCDTVLEVTHLAINDGTVEGIRHTSAPVFSVQYHPEASPGPMDANGLFQQFLEEITKQQEVSHA, encoded by the coding sequence ATGCGTAAACGGACACTGGTATTAGAGGACGGGATGACGTTCGAAGGAACGGCATTTGGCTCGGACACGACAACAACAGGAGAGGTCGTCTTCCAAACCGGAATGACCGGTTATCAAGAAATGCTATCGGATCCATCTTACTGTGATCAGATGATCGTGCTGACGAATCCGTTGATCGGCAATTACGGAATCAACCGAGAAGACTACGAAACGACGCGTCCACTCGCTAAAGCGTTGATCGTACGCGAACATTGCCAAACACCATCGAACTTCCGCAGTGAGATGTCGCTCGATGCAGCTCTTCGAGATCTTGATATCCCAGGATTAAGTGGAATCGATACGCGTCAATTAACACGACATATTCGCTCGAAAGGCGTCATGCGCGGTCGACTCGTTGATGGAGAGTTCAACCTAGCAGCGGAATTAAGCCACCTGCAAGATGCACCAGTCGAGACGGATCAAGTCAAGCGTGCTTCAACGGAACGGGCGTATATCATCCCAGGAGCTGGACCACGCATCGTCCTCGTCGACTTCGGTGCGAAGCTCGGAATCGTCCGCGAACTTGTCAAACGTGGCTGTGAAGTCGTCGTCGTGCCCTACGACGTGAGCGCAACGGAAGTCTTGCGCTATCGTCCAGACGGTGTGATGCTGTCAAATGGACCAGGGAATCCAAAGGATGTCCCGACAGCGATTCCACTGATTCAAGAATTGACAGGGAAAGTCGTCATCTTCGGAATTTGCCTTGGGCACCAGTTGATCGCACTAGCACATGGCGCGGACACGTTCAAGCTGCCATTCGGTCACCGAGGGGCGAATCACCCTGTACAGGATATCCGGACAGGTCGCGTCGATATCACGTCGCAGAACCACGGATATGCCGTCGACGAACACTCATTGTGCGATACCGTGCTTGAAGTAACGCACCTCGCAATCAACGATGGAACGGTCGAAGGCATCCGTCATACGTCAGCACCCGTCTTCTCGGTTCAGTATCACCCGGAAGCATCACCCGGTCCAATGGATGCGAACGGTCTATTCCAACAGTTTTTAGAAGAAATCACGAAACAACAGGAGGTCTCTCATGCCTAA
- the carB gene encoding carbamoyl-phosphate synthase large subunit has protein sequence MPKRQDIQKILVIGSGPIVIGQAAEFDYAGTQACQALKEEGYEVILVNSNPATIMTDPTVADRVYIEPLQAEFVSRIIRKERPDALLATLGGQTGLNLAVELDRLGVLAEYNVELLGTKLSAIEEAEDRDLFRQLMFRRGHGVPDSEIVHTLEEAQQFRQQIGLPIIIRPAYTLGGTGGGIANTPEEFTRIVEGGLKASPATQVLLEKSIAGMKEVEFEVMRDATNQAIIVCAMENFDPVGVHTGDSIVFAPTQTLSDRDYQLLRNVSLDIIRALGIEGGCNIQFALDPTSFDYYVIEVNPRVSRSSALASKATGYPIAKLAAKIAVGYALSELKNPITETSFASFEPALDYVVAKIPRWPFDKFETADRTLGTQMKATGEVMAMGRTMEEALMKAVRSLEIGTADLYMPRFIEMDDDALQQAIRQATDDRLFALYAGFVRGYSVKQIHAWTAIDCLFLEKLQHICQLEQSVAAGLTPELLLHVKRYGFSDPMLARITGQTETEIRRMREAQAIHPVYKMVDTCAAEFASDTPYYYGTYERENEAIATNRSSILVLGSGPIRIGQGVEFDYATVHSIQAIRQAGYEAIIVNNNPETVSTDFSISDRLYFEPLTTEDVLEVIRNERPLGVIVQFGGQTAINLAESLAAEGVKILGTSLEDLDRAEDRKQFEAALTALEIPQPPGKTAVTVEEAVTAAASLGYPVLVRPSYVLGGRAMEIVYAQEELEHYMKHAVIASPERPVLVDRYLTGIELEVDAICDGTDVVIPGIMEHIERAGVHSGDSIGVYPPQRVSQDIKDRIVDYTTRIAKAFGIKGLLNIQFVYADGALYVLEVNPRASRTVPFISKVTGLPVARLATDIILGETLAAYGLTSGVLPEEPLVSVKVPVFSFAKLKEVDPTLGPEMKSTGEVIGTDRTLEKALYKGLLASGMAIPEHGRVLLTVADPDKAEMTDLARRFASLGFTLLATEGTAAYLTEQGLPVQTVGKIDSSSESMLDVIEKGEIEYVINTMSRDSQVTKDGFIIRRAAAENQVVCLTSLDTAEAILRVIESRSFEASAIQAFAHEKKVVIQ, from the coding sequence ATGCCTAAACGTCAAGATATCCAGAAGATTCTCGTTATCGGGTCCGGTCCAATCGTGATCGGACAAGCAGCTGAATTCGACTACGCCGGAACACAAGCGTGTCAAGCCTTGAAGGAAGAAGGATATGAAGTCATCCTCGTCAACTCGAATCCGGCGACGATCATGACGGATCCGACGGTTGCTGATCGTGTCTACATCGAGCCTCTCCAAGCAGAGTTCGTCTCGCGGATCATTCGGAAGGAACGACCAGACGCCTTGCTTGCGACCCTCGGTGGTCAGACGGGTCTGAACTTGGCTGTCGAACTGGATCGTCTCGGTGTCCTTGCTGAATACAATGTCGAGTTACTCGGGACGAAATTATCAGCTATCGAAGAGGCAGAAGATCGTGATTTGTTCCGTCAACTGATGTTCAGACGCGGACATGGTGTACCGGATAGTGAAATCGTGCATACGCTCGAAGAGGCACAGCAATTCCGACAACAGATTGGTCTACCGATTATCATCCGTCCGGCATATACACTCGGAGGAACGGGTGGGGGGATCGCCAACACACCGGAAGAGTTCACGCGAATCGTCGAAGGGGGACTCAAGGCAAGTCCAGCAACACAAGTGTTACTTGAAAAATCGATTGCTGGGATGAAAGAGGTCGAGTTCGAAGTCATGCGTGATGCAACGAACCAAGCCATCATCGTCTGTGCGATGGAAAACTTCGACCCGGTCGGTGTTCATACAGGAGACTCGATCGTCTTTGCTCCGACGCAAACGTTATCGGACCGCGACTATCAATTGCTACGTAACGTCTCGCTCGATATCATTCGCGCACTCGGAATCGAAGGTGGATGTAACATCCAGTTCGCACTGGATCCAACGAGCTTCGACTACTACGTCATCGAAGTCAATCCACGCGTTTCTCGCTCGTCAGCCCTTGCTTCAAAAGCGACCGGATATCCGATCGCAAAACTTGCCGCGAAGATTGCTGTCGGATATGCCTTATCCGAATTAAAGAACCCGATCACCGAGACGAGCTTTGCTTCGTTCGAACCAGCACTCGATTATGTCGTCGCCAAAATTCCGCGCTGGCCATTCGATAAATTCGAAACGGCAGACCGGACACTCGGAACACAGATGAAGGCGACTGGTGAAGTCATGGCGATGGGGCGGACGATGGAGGAAGCATTGATGAAAGCCGTTCGATCACTTGAAATCGGTACAGCGGATCTGTACATGCCACGCTTCATCGAGATGGATGATGATGCACTGCAACAAGCGATTCGCCAAGCGACCGATGATCGACTCTTTGCTTTATACGCTGGTTTTGTTCGCGGCTATAGCGTCAAACAGATTCATGCTTGGACGGCAATTGATTGCTTATTCCTCGAAAAGCTCCAGCACATTTGTCAACTCGAGCAATCGGTCGCTGCCGGTTTGACGCCTGAACTGCTCCTTCATGTGAAGCGATACGGATTCAGTGACCCAATGCTTGCCCGGATCACAGGACAAACGGAAACGGAAATTCGCCGGATGCGTGAAGCGCAAGCGATTCATCCGGTCTACAAGATGGTCGATACGTGTGCGGCAGAGTTCGCATCCGACACACCGTACTACTACGGCACATACGAACGCGAAAATGAAGCCATCGCGACGAACCGTTCATCGATTCTCGTCTTAGGATCGGGTCCAATCCGAATTGGTCAAGGAGTCGAGTTCGACTATGCGACAGTCCATTCGATTCAAGCGATTCGTCAAGCGGGCTACGAAGCAATCATCGTCAACAACAATCCGGAAACCGTGTCGACCGACTTCTCAATCTCCGATCGGCTCTATTTTGAACCATTGACGACAGAGGATGTCCTCGAAGTCATCCGAAATGAACGTCCACTTGGTGTCATCGTCCAGTTCGGCGGACAGACGGCGATCAACTTAGCCGAATCACTGGCAGCAGAAGGTGTAAAAATCCTCGGCACATCGCTTGAAGATCTCGACCGGGCAGAGGACCGGAAACAGTTCGAAGCAGCGTTGACGGCACTCGAGATTCCACAACCACCTGGGAAAACGGCGGTGACGGTTGAAGAAGCGGTTACGGCAGCAGCGTCACTCGGTTACCCGGTCCTCGTTCGTCCATCGTATGTCCTCGGCGGTCGGGCAATGGAAATCGTCTATGCTCAAGAAGAACTCGAACATTACATGAAACATGCCGTCATCGCCTCACCAGAGCGACCAGTCCTTGTCGACCGCTACCTGACAGGAATCGAACTCGAAGTCGACGCGATTTGCGACGGAACGGATGTCGTCATCCCAGGCATCATGGAGCATATCGAACGTGCCGGTGTTCACTCAGGTGACTCGATTGGTGTTTATCCACCGCAACGGGTATCGCAAGACATCAAGGATCGAATCGTCGATTATACGACACGGATCGCCAAAGCATTCGGCATCAAAGGGTTGCTCAACATCCAGTTCGTCTATGCGGACGGCGCCCTCTATGTCCTTGAAGTCAATCCACGCGCTAGCCGGACGGTGCCGTTCATCTCGAAAGTGACGGGTCTTCCGGTCGCGCGTCTCGCAACGGACATCATTCTTGGTGAAACGCTCGCTGCTTACGGATTAACAAGTGGTGTCTTACCAGAAGAACCACTCGTCTCAGTCAAAGTACCAGTCTTCTCATTTGCGAAGCTCAAAGAAGTCGATCCAACGCTTGGACCAGAGATGAAATCGACTGGAGAAGTCATCGGAACGGACCGAACGCTTGAAAAAGCACTCTACAAAGGATTGCTCGCTTCCGGGATGGCGATTCCAGAACATGGTCGTGTCCTCTTGACAGTCGCAGACCCAGATAAAGCAGAAATGACGGATCTCGCACGACGCTTTGCCTCACTTGGATTTACGCTCCTTGCGACAGAAGGAACGGCAGCGTACTTGACGGAACAAGGATTACCGGTCCAGACGGTCGGCAAAATCGACTCGTCTTCCGAATCGATGCTCGACGTGATTGAAAAAGGTGAGATCGAATACGTCATCAATACGATGAGTCGCGATTCACAAGTCACAAAAGATGGCTTCATCATTCGACGGGCAGCAGCAGAAAATCAAGTCGTTTGTCTGACATCACTCGATACGGCGGAAGCGATTCTACGCGTCATCGAGAGTCGCTCGTTCGAAGCGAGCGCGATCCAAGCCTTCGCACACGAAAAGAAAGTGGTGATCCAATGA
- a CDS encoding dihydroorotate dehydrogenase, which produces MTERLRVELPGLSLKNPIMPASGCFGFGEEYAKLYDLSELGAIMIKAATGEERYGNPTPRVAESGMGMLNAIGLQNPGVDGILTKKLPFLETFDTAIIANVAGSTPEEYEHVAEKMSRHPGIHVLELNISCPNVKSGGIQFGTDPLLAAELTRRVKQVSTKPVYVKLSPNVTSIVEMARAVEAAGADGLTMINTLVGMRIDVRTGQPILANRIGGLSGPSIKPVAIRMIHDVAQAVSIPIIGMGGVMEVDDVLEMIYAGASAVAVGTANFVNPYICQELIQQLPGRMDELGIDHILDIRGKAYESTLHRA; this is translated from the coding sequence ATGACGGAACGATTGCGTGTCGAATTACCGGGTCTTTCCTTGAAAAATCCAATCATGCCGGCATCTGGATGTTTTGGATTCGGTGAGGAATACGCGAAGTTATATGATTTATCAGAGCTTGGGGCAATCATGATCAAAGCAGCGACGGGAGAAGAACGGTACGGAAATCCGACGCCGCGTGTCGCGGAGAGTGGAATGGGGATGTTGAATGCAATCGGTCTCCAAAACCCGGGTGTCGATGGCATCTTAACGAAAAAACTACCGTTCCTTGAGACGTTTGATACAGCAATCATCGCGAATGTCGCTGGTTCGACACCGGAAGAATATGAGCATGTCGCAGAAAAAATGAGTCGTCATCCAGGCATTCATGTACTGGAATTAAATATTTCCTGTCCAAATGTCAAATCAGGTGGAATTCAATTTGGAACGGATCCATTGCTTGCCGCTGAATTAACGCGTCGTGTCAAACAGGTCTCTACCAAACCGGTTTACGTTAAGCTATCACCGAACGTCACCTCAATCGTCGAGATGGCACGTGCCGTCGAAGCGGCTGGCGCGGACGGGCTGACGATGATCAATACACTCGTTGGGATGCGAATCGATGTCCGAACGGGACAGCCAATCCTTGCTAACCGGATCGGTGGATTATCCGGTCCATCGATCAAACCAGTCGCGATTCGGATGATTCATGATGTCGCGCAAGCCGTCTCGATTCCAATCATCGGCATGGGTGGCGTGATGGAGGTCGACGATGTCTTAGAAATGATTTACGCCGGGGCTTCGGCTGTTGCTGTCGGTACCGCGAACTTCGTCAATCCATACATCTGTCAAGAATTGATTCAGCAGTTACCGGGTCGGATGGATGAACTCGGCATCGATCACATTTTAGACATCAGGGGGAAAGCATATGAGTCAACTTTACATCGCGCTTGA